In Actinoplanes derwentensis, the following proteins share a genomic window:
- a CDS encoding dihydrofolate reductase family protein, whose translation MRKLTFGMNLSLDGYVAAPGGDLGWSVPSDELFQWWSDRVGATGTALYGRRLWEAMSSHWPTADQRPGATPAEIEYARRWRDMPKVVFSSTISTVDGNTRLVTGDAVTEITRLKAEDGGPIDIVGATLAAAAMRAGLIDEYVLVTHPVLIGDGTPFFTALDNWVNLAPVETRTFSGGVLLTRYETRR comes from the coding sequence ATGCGAAAGCTGACCTTCGGCATGAACCTGAGCCTGGACGGCTACGTCGCCGCGCCCGGCGGCGATCTCGGCTGGAGTGTGCCGAGTGACGAACTGTTCCAGTGGTGGTCCGACCGGGTGGGGGCGACGGGAACGGCGTTGTACGGGCGCAGACTGTGGGAGGCGATGAGCTCCCACTGGCCGACCGCCGACCAGCGACCGGGTGCCACGCCGGCGGAGATCGAGTACGCCCGCCGCTGGCGGGACATGCCGAAGGTGGTGTTCTCCTCGACGATCAGCACGGTCGACGGCAACACCCGCCTGGTCACCGGCGACGCGGTCACCGAGATCACCCGGCTCAAGGCCGAGGACGGCGGCCCCATCGACATCGTCGGCGCCACACTCGCCGCAGCGGCCATGCGGGCCGGGCTGATCGACGAGTACGTGCTCGTCACCCATCCGGTCCTGATCGGTGACGGCACGCCGTTCTTCACGGCCCTGGACAACTGGGTGAACCTGGCTCCGGTGGAGACCCGGACGTTTTCTGGCGGCGTGCTTCTGACCAGGTACGAGACCAGGCGCTGA
- a CDS encoding GNAT family N-acetyltransferase, protein MLELIDPTAELRTAWLTAREEWGRGVHQPGSGLRTGDDVDSPAGFAEWVARLRRAADESLPPEPGLVHAAYWWIVDGEARILGSISLRYVLNDFLLQGAGHIGYSVRPSARGRGVASWALDEVLGAARRRSLGAVLITCDVDNAVSARVSEKHGGTLEDVRDTTLGLKSRYWITL, encoded by the coding sequence GTGCTCGAACTGATCGACCCGACGGCGGAGTTGCGTACGGCGTGGCTGACGGCCCGTGAGGAGTGGGGCAGGGGTGTCCACCAGCCCGGCAGTGGGCTGCGCACCGGTGACGACGTCGATTCGCCGGCCGGCTTCGCGGAGTGGGTGGCGCGGCTACGGCGTGCGGCCGACGAAAGCCTGCCGCCGGAGCCGGGTCTGGTTCACGCCGCCTACTGGTGGATCGTGGACGGGGAGGCCCGGATCCTGGGTTCCATCTCGCTGCGCTACGTGCTCAACGACTTCCTCCTGCAGGGGGCCGGTCATATCGGCTACAGCGTCCGGCCGTCGGCACGGGGCCGCGGCGTAGCGAGCTGGGCGCTCGACGAGGTCCTGGGTGCAGCCCGCCGCAGATCCCTCGGCGCTGTGCTCATCACCTGCGACGTGGACAACGCCGTGTCGGCACGGGTGAGCGAGAAGCATGGCGGGACGCTGGAGGACGTGCGTGACACCACCCTCGGCCTCAAGAGCCGTTACTGGATCACACTGTAG
- a CDS encoding ArsR/SmtB family transcription factor — translation MTDDDRVFKALADPSRRFLLDLLFVRDGRTLTELESELEMTRFGVAKHLKVLEEAGLVVVRRSGREKLHYLNPVPIRQIHDRWIDKYTEKHVTTLIDLKRTLEEES, via the coding sequence ATGACGGACGACGATCGAGTCTTCAAGGCGCTGGCTGATCCGAGTCGTCGCTTTCTGCTCGATCTGCTCTTCGTCCGGGACGGGCGCACCCTGACCGAGCTGGAGAGCGAGCTGGAGATGACCCGGTTCGGTGTCGCCAAGCATCTGAAGGTGCTTGAGGAGGCCGGGCTCGTCGTCGTGCGCCGCTCCGGCCGGGAGAAGTTGCACTATCTCAACCCGGTGCCGATCCGGCAGATCCACGATCGGTGGATCGACAAGTACACCGAGAAGCACGTGACCACACTCATCGATCTGAAGCGAACGCTGGAGGAAGAGTCATGA